One Marasmius oreades isolate 03SP1 chromosome 7, whole genome shotgun sequence genomic window, TTACTCCCAAGGAGGCATGGAAAGCTTTGTCGCACAAGTTCCATGGGAAGGGTTCTGGAAAGATGAAGACtgagaagaggttgaagaagattgaggaagaaaagaagaagttGGCAATGGCCAGTGGGGATACACCTTTGAGCATGAATGCTGCATTCCAGCAACGCCAACAGAAGACTGGCCAGGCCCATTTCGTTCTTTCTGTCGGTAATCGAGGGTAAGCCCATTTGTTTATTACCTAAAGTCCGCAACTTATACTattttctcttcctcagtGCCGTCCCTCAAGTTGCAGATTTTATCGAGACTCAGCCGTTGTCCAAGGGGAAAACggaaaagatgaagaagaagaaggagtcAAAGAATGCCAAGGCCGCACTGGAATCTGGTATCATGAACTTTCCGAACTCGCAAATGTCGCTGTCGAATGGAGGCAGCCCTGGACCTTCAGGATTTGCGTCTGTCGTTAGCAGCGGATCTCCGGCACCCAGAGCAGGATTTTCCAGGATCTCGTCGGCAGCTGAACCTTCTTCGCAAGGTGGTTCGCCTGGGCCCGGGGAGCGATCCAAGGTCGCCTTCGGTTTTGGGATGAAACGCAAGGCAGGCGAGGAAGCCGCAGGCTCACCCCCAGCCAAACGCAGATGAAAACAGCTCCAATTTACGGGAcgttgacgacgatgacaaTGAAAACTTTAGCAACTTCTTTAATGGTATACTTCATTGTGTTTTTTTACAAAGGCAATCCAAAAAGAAGTGAGTTTGGCTTTAAAACGTTCCGATACTTCTGATACCCAACTCCTTTGTCAACAAACAACGATCTTTGTCCAGTCCCTGACCGCTTTCGAATGCTTTGATCAATGAAGCTTGGCCCTCGTCCATCCTATCAAAAGCCATTGGATCTCAGcaaggggtggaggtgacGCAGAAATGAATAACGAACCATTTCACCCGGTAGGCCTCCTTTTCTAACAATACCTTGACTGTAGTCCAGGAAAATCTCACCACTTTGGGGAAGCCAAAGGTAGGTTCGAGGCAGTTTTTGAGCCAAGCTTGTGTTTTAGGGTCTGGGGAGGAGTGGGCCTTTGAAATAAAATAGACTGTAGCGAAAGTTGAGACGATGGACTGACCCGACGGGTATCCAGATCCAAGTTCTGCTTCATTGGGAGGAGTATAACCCGGTTCTTCAAATGTCCACTCCTCCAGACAGGCGTCTCGAGTGACTTTTGCAGCTACACTTGCAGCACCTAcgatcttgaacttgaaatctGCTTTTGACTCTACGGTGAAGTTGATATTTGGAAATTGAGAAGAGAGGTAGGCCTGGTATGTTGTTGTGTTTCCTAGTGCGTCGACGTAGACCTTGTCGAAAATGAGCTACGTTGTGTATCGTAAAGCAATCCGTACTTCTGATAGGGCTATGCCTTTCTTGAG contains:
- a CDS encoding uncharacterized protein (BUSCO:EOG09263OWL), which translates into the protein MTKTQPDSPASKPHDQESSGLVPSSPGPSTPITQSYTYHSPTPTATGPYILGVDEAGRGPVLGPLIYGVAYCPESYMEELEGLGFADSKTLTAATRSTLLKTLRSDEENLGWSVRVICPQAISSGMLRRPPINLNRQSQEATVMLIQEILKKGIALSEVYVDALGNTTTYQAYLSSQFPNINFTVESKADFKFKIVGAASVAAKVTRDACLEEWTFEEPGYTPPNEAELGSGYPSGQSIVSTFATVYFISKAHSSPDPKTQAWLKNCLEPTFGFPKVVRFSWTTVKVLLEKEAYRVKWMDEGQASLIKAFESGQGLDKDRCLLTKELGIRSIGTF